The Lonsdalea populi genome window below encodes:
- a CDS encoding SDR family oxidoreductase, whose amino-acid sequence MPFSDYKTALVTGASAGMGEAIVERLCQEGLTVHAVARREEQLAALAVRTGCIPHAIDVSDTDALTRLCSGLQVDVLVNNAGVSRPGSILDADEEAIDTQVDVNLRAVLHLCRLLVPGMEARDCGHVINVTSIAAIYNFNGNSIYHATKAGVHALSRQLRVDCCGKRVRVTELCPGRVATDIFGNVTGDREGARRRFIDGFELPQPKDIADTVAFVIAAPVAVNFGHIEIMPTLQVPGGLSTLRPGESVE is encoded by the coding sequence ATGCCGTTTTCAGATTACAAAACCGCGCTGGTAACCGGCGCATCCGCCGGGATGGGCGAAGCGATTGTCGAACGTCTATGTCAGGAGGGGCTGACGGTCCATGCCGTGGCCCGTCGTGAGGAACAACTGGCGGCGCTGGCCGTGCGTACCGGCTGTATTCCTCATGCTATCGACGTCAGCGACACGGATGCGCTGACGCGCCTGTGCAGTGGACTTCAGGTCGACGTGCTGGTGAATAATGCGGGCGTTTCCCGCCCAGGCTCGATTCTTGATGCCGACGAGGAGGCGATCGACACTCAGGTGGACGTCAACCTGCGGGCGGTGCTGCACCTCTGTCGACTGCTGGTGCCGGGTATGGAAGCGCGGGACTGCGGGCACGTCATTAACGTCACCTCTATCGCCGCGATCTACAACTTCAACGGCAACTCCATTTACCACGCGACCAAAGCAGGCGTACATGCCCTGTCGCGCCAGCTGCGGGTGGACTGCTGCGGCAAGCGGGTTCGTGTGACCGAACTCTGCCCCGGCCGCGTCGCGACCGATATTTTCGGCAACGTGACGGGCGATCGGGAGGGCGCGCGCCGCCGTTTTATCGACGGCTTCGAGCTACCGCAGCCGAAGGATATTGCCGATACGGTGGCGTTTGTGATTGCCGCGCCGGTCGCCGTCAACTTCGGCCATATCGAGATCATGCCTACGCTACAGGTACCGGGTGGTCTTTCGACCCTGCGGCCGGGCGAGTCCGTAGAGTAA